One stretch of Thermococcus sp. 21S9 DNA includes these proteins:
- a CDS encoding ribonuclease III family protein — MAPFPYPKDFTDKGLAKFGDSLLNFVFSLALSEYLGRPTGERVPNASLSIALEMSGLRRLAPPRSDKHARGDVAEAIFAYAWLEGLITIEEAVKLIRENLSDDVTHFTRKKEAIGKALAVLYGEIGKRIGV; from the coding sequence TTGGCCCCTTTTCCCTATCCTAAGGACTTCACCGACAAGGGGCTCGCCAAATTCGGCGATTCTCTCCTCAACTTCGTCTTCTCCCTTGCCCTGAGCGAGTACCTCGGAAGGCCGACCGGGGAGAGGGTTCCGAACGCTTCTTTAAGTATAGCCCTTGAGATGTCCGGTCTAAGGAGACTCGCCCCGCCAAGGAGCGACAAGCACGCGAGGGGCGACGTTGCCGAGGCCATATTCGCCTACGCGTGGCTCGAAGGGCTGATAACGATTGAAGAAGCCGTCAAGCTAATCCGCGAGAACCTGAGCGACGACGTTACCCACTTCACGAGAAAGAAAGAGGCAATAGGAAAGGCCCTCGCAGTTCTCTACGGGGAGATAGGGAAGAGGATAGGAGTTTAA
- a CDS encoding PH1570 family protein: protein MLCEEKLEVFENGFDDGKFKLRVEFYGKDARRLLLAVIRELYLPDYGEDYVYPFECAKEHWGIYLDPSEITAEEPNFSPVKFVNRSVLNRLEKTLNEIDAPAEVKERVDLERAEIVKLKKTLLALGKDFILDERGYLIVFSKPSARELILKYLGMLDGA from the coding sequence ATGCTCTGCGAGGAGAAGCTTGAGGTTTTCGAGAACGGCTTCGACGACGGGAAGTTCAAGCTCAGGGTTGAGTTCTACGGGAAAGACGCCAGAAGGCTTCTCCTCGCGGTGATAAGGGAGCTCTACCTCCCCGACTACGGGGAGGACTACGTATACCCCTTTGAGTGCGCCAAGGAGCACTGGGGAATATACCTTGACCCGAGCGAGATAACCGCGGAAGAGCCGAACTTCAGTCCGGTTAAGTTCGTCAACCGGAGCGTCCTCAACAGGCTCGAGAAGACCCTAAACGAGATAGATGCGCCTGCTGAAGTCAAGGAGCGGGTTGACCTCGAGAGGGCCGAAATCGTGAAGCTCAAGAAGACTCTGCTCGCGCTCGGAAAGGACTTCATCCTCGACGAGAGGGGCTACCTCATAGTCTTCAGCAAGCCGAGCGCGAGGGAGCT
- the sppA gene encoding signal peptide peptidase SppA — translation MRENIWKYVSAILALLLALSVVAIAVLYQATSPIAVSTNTTTPTVVENPLNVTCNGTSSYQLSQLKDEVAYLRSLINGTGGEKIAVVPIFGIINEYTALEVVPLLRKLASNDSIGGVLLWIESPGGDVGPVMDIYSAVKKLALVKPVVAYSGGIMASGGYYIASGADKIVASPLAEVGSIGVIYVHYDLQENYQRNGIKVEVFKTGPYKDMGAEWRDLTPEEKKIIANMVNTYFQAFLQAVSEGRNMSVSEVKKFATGRTWFAENVTGTLVDETGGMDTAIATLEKLMNVTSANVVIYKNLETPSDFGVYGSEALYIDPNYLKPYLRG, via the coding sequence ATGAGGGAGAACATCTGGAAGTACGTCTCGGCTATCCTCGCTCTTCTGCTCGCTCTCTCAGTGGTGGCAATAGCGGTGCTCTACCAGGCAACTTCCCCGATAGCGGTTTCAACGAACACCACGACCCCAACGGTGGTGGAAAACCCGCTGAACGTCACCTGCAACGGGACGTCAAGCTACCAGCTCAGCCAGCTGAAGGACGAGGTTGCCTACCTGCGCTCGTTAATCAACGGAACTGGTGGGGAGAAAATAGCCGTTGTCCCGATTTTCGGAATAATAAATGAGTACACTGCCCTTGAAGTCGTCCCCCTGTTGCGGAAACTCGCGAGCAACGATTCAATCGGAGGGGTGCTCCTGTGGATTGAAAGCCCCGGCGGTGACGTCGGCCCGGTCATGGACATCTACTCCGCCGTCAAGAAGCTCGCCCTCGTCAAGCCTGTAGTTGCGTATTCCGGCGGAATAATGGCATCTGGTGGCTACTACATAGCCAGCGGGGCCGATAAAATCGTCGCGAGTCCCCTCGCGGAGGTGGGGAGCATCGGTGTCATCTACGTCCACTACGACCTGCAGGAGAACTACCAGAGAAACGGAATCAAAGTTGAGGTATTCAAAACGGGCCCCTACAAGGATATGGGAGCCGAGTGGCGCGACCTAACGCCCGAGGAGAAAAAGATAATCGCCAACATGGTCAACACATATTTCCAGGCGTTCCTTCAGGCGGTCAGTGAGGGCAGGAACATGAGCGTCTCAGAGGTCAAGAAGTTTGCCACCGGAAGGACGTGGTTCGCAGAGAACGTCACGGGAACGCTCGTGGATGAGACCGGAGGAATGGACACCGCCATAGCGACCCTCGAAAAGTTAATGAACGTTACGAGCGCAAACGTTGTGATATACAAGAACCTTGAAACCCCGAGCGACTTCGGCGTCTACGGGAGCGAGGCCCTCTACATAGACCCGAACTACCTCAAACCCTACCTGAGGGGGTGA
- a CDS encoding sugar phosphate isomerase/epimerase — translation MEIGVTIYPHFVTKDKSLASILADVKIKDYDFVSIFPHTLGLIKNGLVVEKKLRNIETTLRGVGISYIVRMPTSVNLRDHIYYTRHFRVAKAVADVAIKLGAKVIVMQSGRTGRLDLEIEAIQQLADMVGPFGIKIALENTFSVKDTLYVVDNVDRENVGFALDVAHAFLSAQGNEEKLLEDVKLGTDKTVILMIHDNFGKLFPQVEPEDALAYGVGDLHLLPGEGKIPFGKVLRLFGDVPLLLKVKDPDKFVKIPSKQGLIELLTSL, via the coding sequence ATGGAGATTGGGGTGACAATATATCCCCATTTCGTTACGAAGGACAAGAGCCTCGCGTCAATCCTGGCGGACGTCAAGATTAAGGACTACGACTTCGTTTCAATCTTCCCGCACACGCTCGGGCTAATCAAGAACGGTCTCGTCGTCGAGAAGAAGCTCAGGAACATCGAGACGACCCTTAGGGGAGTTGGAATAAGCTACATCGTCAGGATGCCGACGTCGGTCAACCTGCGCGACCACATCTACTACACACGCCACTTCCGCGTCGCCAAGGCCGTCGCCGATGTTGCAATCAAGCTCGGCGCCAAGGTAATCGTCATGCAGAGCGGTAGAACCGGAAGGCTCGACCTCGAAATCGAGGCCATACAGCAGTTAGCTGATATGGTCGGGCCCTTTGGTATAAAGATAGCCCTCGAAAACACCTTCAGCGTCAAGGACACGCTCTACGTTGTGGACAACGTTGACAGGGAGAACGTCGGCTTCGCCCTTGACGTGGCCCACGCCTTCCTCAGCGCCCAGGGTAACGAGGAGAAGCTCCTTGAGGACGTCAAGCTCGGCACCGACAAGACGGTAATCCTGATGATACACGACAACTTCGGAAAGCTCTTCCCGCAGGTCGAGCCAGAAGATGCCCTCGCCTACGGTGTCGGCGACCTCCACCTGCTCCCCGGAGAAGGCAAGATACCCTTCGGCAAGGTTCTCCGCCTGTTTGGCGATGTCCCACTGCTCCTGAAGGTCAAGGACCCGGACAAGTTCGTCAAGATACCGAGCAAGCAGGGGCTGATAGAGCTCCTTACGAGTCTCTGA
- a CDS encoding DNA-directed RNA polymerase subunit L — MRIEVIKREENLLEFYLEGEDHTFANLLNEVLHENEHVKFAGYTIEHPVLMARKPRFKVVTDGKVKPEEVLEEAAQKIFDRARVLLDAWKKALEG, encoded by the coding sequence ATGAGGATTGAGGTTATAAAGCGCGAGGAGAACCTGCTGGAGTTCTATCTTGAAGGAGAGGACCACACCTTCGCCAACCTGCTCAACGAGGTGCTCCACGAGAACGAGCACGTCAAGTTCGCCGGTTACACCATCGAGCACCCCGTTCTGATGGCCAGAAAACCTCGCTTCAAGGTCGTTACCGACGGCAAGGTCAAGCCCGAGGAAGTCCTTGAGGAGGCCGCGCAGAAGATATTCGACCGCGCGAGGGTTCTTCTCGACGCCTGGAAGAAGGCCCTCGAAGGGTGA
- a CDS encoding exosome complex RNA-binding protein Csl4, protein MEDRKVKNGDLVLPGDYLGVIEEFMPGEGVREENGELYATRAGKVRINPEKMEISVEPVTDTPPLPQVGDIVLARVIEVKPQAVIVQLLQIEGRENDREIATSKLAGIHISQVKEGFVEDITKEFKIGDVVRAKVIANEKSPIQLTTRGKDLGVVYALCSRCRTPLIRRGDKLICPRCGNVETRKLSPYYRKMKVSL, encoded by the coding sequence ATGGAAGACAGGAAGGTTAAAAACGGTGACCTCGTCCTCCCCGGAGATTACCTCGGGGTCATAGAAGAGTTCATGCCCGGCGAGGGGGTTAGAGAGGAGAACGGCGAACTCTACGCAACCAGAGCGGGCAAGGTTAGAATCAACCCGGAGAAAATGGAGATAAGCGTCGAACCCGTGACCGACACCCCGCCCCTCCCGCAGGTCGGGGACATAGTTCTGGCGAGGGTCATAGAGGTCAAGCCACAGGCCGTTATAGTTCAGCTCCTTCAGATAGAGGGTCGCGAGAACGACAGGGAGATAGCGACTTCAAAACTGGCTGGAATCCACATCTCGCAAGTCAAGGAAGGTTTTGTTGAGGACATAACAAAGGAATTCAAGATTGGCGACGTGGTCAGGGCGAAGGTTATAGCCAACGAGAAGAGCCCGATACAGCTCACCACCCGCGGAAAGGACCTCGGCGTCGTTTACGCCCTCTGCTCCCGTTGTAGAACGCCCCTCATCAGGCGCGGGGACAAGTTAATCTGCCCGCGCTGTGGAAACGTCGAGACGAGGAAGCTCTCGCCCTACTACAGGAAGATGAAGGTGTCTCTATGA
- a CDS encoding DUF2067 family protein produces MRAKKVITIHVKSDVEKEEFMKELQRLRLPAFIYVHGKLDSIKINVQGTKDDIREAIRKIREIHNRVRAKLYPDRRGLYHYTIDDLLREAGTSVSTPIILKAFELLGETAELRDNELVTSLPWGEAVELVRKLGEALSEIALQTTRQIREVVVPVSVAFNLEPDEVIEKLVELGLAEWKEDKFKYELVKNKEQALEELLKALSGDADED; encoded by the coding sequence ATGAGGGCCAAGAAGGTAATAACGATTCACGTCAAGAGCGACGTGGAAAAGGAGGAGTTCATGAAAGAGCTCCAGAGGCTCCGCCTGCCGGCTTTCATCTACGTCCACGGCAAGCTCGACTCCATCAAGATAAACGTCCAGGGAACGAAGGACGACATTAGAGAAGCCATAAGAAAGATACGCGAGATTCACAACCGCGTAAGGGCCAAGCTCTACCCTGACAGGCGCGGGCTCTACCACTACACGATAGACGACCTCCTGCGCGAGGCCGGAACGAGCGTATCAACGCCGATAATCCTCAAGGCCTTTGAGCTCCTCGGCGAAACGGCGGAGCTGAGGGATAATGAGCTCGTAACTTCCCTCCCCTGGGGCGAGGCTGTTGAACTCGTGAGAAAGCTCGGCGAGGCCCTTTCGGAGATAGCCCTTCAGACGACGAGGCAGATTAGAGAAGTAGTGGTTCCGGTCAGCGTCGCCTTCAACCTTGAGCCCGACGAGGTGATAGAAAAGCTGGTCGAGCTCGGCCTGGCGGAGTGGAAGGAGGATAAGTTTAAATACGAACTGGTCAAGAACAAGGAGCAGGCCTTAGAAGAGCTGTTGAAAGCTTTATCGGGTGATGCTGATGAGGATTGA